In Sardina pilchardus chromosome 8, fSarPil1.1, whole genome shotgun sequence, the genomic window TGTATTTTATTTGAAAAGAAATCAATTAAATTGCTTctcatttacatttttatgtGTTGTATGCATCTACGGCAGCAATTACAATAATCATCAATGATTATGTAATATTTAATATCAATGAATGTGAACGTATTAGTGAACGTACTAATCCCTCTTCTCAACAGGTGGGTTTGCTGCGAGCACCCGAGGCTGGGCGGTGGAGGACCTACACCTGTACAGAAAGTACCTTCACAGTGAGCTGCTGGTGGTGCGGGCCACTTCGCGCAATCTACTGCACCTGTGGCACCCAAGCACCTGTTCTGACGACCTGCCTGAGCGGACTTACCACTTATGTCAGCAGCGCAGGGCCACCAGTGAGGCCTCCCACAGCCAGCTGGGAAGGTTGCTCTTTCGCAAGCAGATTGAGGAGCACCAGCGTCTCCATGGCTTATGATTGCTGAAAGACAAGACAAGGACTGTTTCACCATGTGCAGCCCAATTTTGCCCTTGATTTTCAATAAACACTTTACATAATGGGTTGCAGGTGTCATGACATAACAATTAAAGATTTCATGCAGAAAGAACTTTGAAGGTCCATGTACTCATGAATATCACATCAAATAGCCTATGAGgttatagtctctctctctctgtctgtctgtctgtagtctGTGTTCAATGAATGTCTCAGGATGCAGttataaataggcctacagtacatacagtaggctatatacagtacagaccaaacgtttggacacaccttctcattcaaagagttttcggtaacactttacttgacgggttcattcataacacattcataacagctgtgatgaactgcacatgaagcattcatgactgattcatgaaacatgactcaacattcataccaacacttttttaagaagcagaaatatagtattagcgattcttttcctcttgcgatcgtgggttgcgctgttacaccccactacacagcaacatacgaccaagaaggcaaaaactaagtaacaggaacacactaataggcgggagtaaatccaaagtaatccatagtaaactaaggagtgaggctgccaatatggctgtgcccgcaaagttttcatgtcatgatcccgagccctattgatgacgtttcttcgacagaCGTGGCACCTGGacttgtcaactttctgatataaactGGAGACGAACTCATtaaaatatgcatgacatctttaaatgcCAGAATtggtagtaggctacgtgcactggatcatgaatatgccatcAAAGAATTAATACctaaataaagtaattataacGCCACATGGGATTCGAACCGCTTGCAAATTAAACTGCTTGATTAACAGCCCACCACGCACCTGTTCATGCCACGAATCAATCAACTTCTGTGGCGTGAAGTGTTGAACTTATACCATCAAAAGATGCCAACCCATGTTATCATGATTGTAGCAGGTTGACTCGGCTGATCATGTTATCTGGCTACCGAGTTATTTTGCTACCGTTGCCCAAGCCATTTAGTAGGCCTTCTAAGTTGGCTATCATGCatccatcgatatctcaaagttgcgacactaccattgactcccgtgtacaaacaatggcggcacatctggtatgtcatggtcgttgaaaggaaccaattgagaatgaatgaatctcaggtgttataataagacttttctacatgacttatggtcgtgtgcataataatgcattttcattgagtaatatatgtatgtggaaatgcagtttatagtaattttcatcgagtatttaccgtaagtATGCGAttgctgctgtcaatcccgtagtaaatcagggaccaagggaactactgaggctacccactaaccacgtgaccgctctaatctggctttaacatggaagtcagcGGCTGTcacaactttgagatatcgatggctttgaagactacatatcctgttaaactgtgttctctgtccacaactgtttcaaaataaaagtcctcaccagggtgggaattataccaaggccatgaggccatggccgccgttgccctacactttggccttgatgccccctgacaaaaaaacccagcataaggccacagtggcctttatgcccctgacttagggttgccaaccattcagtataatacggaatcgtcccgtatttgattTGTGGCAGGTAATTATCACAGAATGTacagaaacctgtctgaaaacggcttatgatgcttccatgagggaaacatcccaaaacaatggtACTCATATTTGCTGTcgttttcagaagtatctcatgcaaacatgcaaaagaatgaactattgtaattatatagcctatcttacattagtaaagcacacccctgatgtgcatagttttcacaaactttttgtaaacaattttggcacaaacattgactgctttgaagtgaaagtgcatgtctaacaatatagcataatactaattgtgatatgataatcataatgatgatttgatgaggggtggggtgaggtatgtgtagatgggccctatgaccccgaagtctgccatgattgggcctcaacttaaagaagtttgaggctgtgttaggCTGTGTTAGGCTGTGtgctagcgggtctatgtatttgtgtcgagataaccctgaaatgtaaaaccatcgaattttactcagtggcctttgtgccctatcatgtggccttggtgcccctaaaaaaaaagaaggttaaggccaaatggccttgcccctaaaatgacgaaattcccaccctggtccTCACTGCATTCATTTCaattatagagcgccaaaacatgcacgtctcatggtgctttacagagtgttaaacattcaaagagagcccatgagtaacaggggcaaggaaaaactccctagaattggagatacatataggaagaaacctcagactcaagggcccaacccatctgcctagggtaaGTTACAGAAGAGTAACGTTAACttagtagctaagttaaccaatcaacctggttatcattgttaccatagttaacattttaacatgaatagaaatcattagttaagttagaactggaatgtttaagcttaactgtctaccttcacacatcaactttACTATCCTACTACAAAGGGTtaaatgcaaccaccatgtttaccctatacacctagtagccatatctatctacatttttgcattttcatgcactggtaattccttggaattacatttctAGTTCATAGTTTTGATGCAGTGTGaatctacaatgtcaatagtcatgaaaagaaaggaaactcattgaatgagaaggtgagTCCAAACTTTTGGTCTGTATAGGATAGAGTATAGTTACATTAATTATAAACCTATGAAAACTGCATAAACTTAGGCTTATACACACCGGTagcctatgagagagagagagagagagagagagagagagagagagagagagacacacacacacacacacacacacacacacacacacgtttgtttgttcattttggaTGCATTCATATTTGCCATGTGTATTCCAAACATTATATGTAAATGTCCTTATTTTCCTCTTATGTGtacattgagctttggcaataatgtttctgaaaccttcatgccaataaagctatattgaattgaattgaattgagagagagagagagagagagagaatgttttgtttgtttgtttgttttaaaagaTTGAACTAATTGCTATGGAGATGCTGTGAATGTCCAGTTCTAATTTTAGTAGACCTTAACGTCTGTCAAAAAATACAAATGAATTATTGTGTATTTGCACCTCATTAATCTTGTCTCGTGGCACTGACGTAAGCTCGAGGAGTAGGCTCGTTGCTCATCCTCCGCAAGTCCTTCAGAAAAAGGCGGAGCAGTGTGAGGATTTTCGTAGTTGCATGGCAAAGCGCGCAGCACGCGCTCTACACGCCGCTTCATTGGTTTGCAGCTCCTTCAAGCATGTCAGCGCCGGGGCGGCAAGCAGCGGGATGACGAATAGAAGCCGCAGTTAAAATGGGTTGGATGATTTGAAGTCGAGGACTAATTTTAGTAAAGTGGGAATTAGCACCTTACTACACCGCAAACATCGCTGGTGCGATAGGTGTATGTGCAATGTTGAGCTATTTAATCCTGTGATAAGTGTAGGCTATGGGTTAAAGTTTCTAAGTGTTCAGCTGGTAGATCCTATAGGCCTACCTGAGGGCTTCTTCGACACACCTTCGTTGGACCATTTTGAGGAGACCGATTAAGGCTAATAATGTTCGAAGCCGGAGGAATTTCTGTTGTCCTGCTTGACTTGACCTGCATCGTACTTGGTATGTATGACTCCCATCATCGAGCTGAGTATGGATTTGATACATTTAGTGAAGAGTGCCCTAAAGAGTCCTTGGTGGGAATTAGCCTACATCTAGACTGGCATTTGCCATGTTATAGGCCTACACTTATAATGTAGGCCTAAAATTTGTGGCATATTTGGCTGTTTTAAAGTTTGCTTTAGGCTGGGTCATTTCAAACACCCAGCCTCAATTAAAAATACTGAAATGTGTTCTGTCATCTGGCATTGCTGGCTACAAATcattggtaggctatatctcacTGTAGGGGGAGGCAGTTGATAGAGCTGTCATTCTTCAGGTCAGTTTCCGTGTCACcgtgatgtaggcctatttgactCATTTAGTTTAAATTAGTTTTGTGTGTGCAATTTGATTGCCTCTTCAGGAATGCACAGATTCTGGGGGCTATTGTTTGTACAAGCTATTGTAACCAGTAGAATAATAAATGCAAGTGTTACTTTCCATTCAACAGGGAGAGCCCAGCAGTGTTTTTCTGAGCTAACAGTATGAACATGCCATCCCAAGTTTTAATAGAAAACCTGTGACTGCTAGGCTAACCCATTTAGGATGTCTTCCTCGAATCAGAGAAGAATGTGAGGCAGTAGTGGCATTTCAGCCCGTTGCCCAGATTTGTCTTTGTTCACGTACTTAGAGTGTACAGAGACTCCTTAGCCTTCAGATAATTAGTTTACCTGTTAGTGAATAGCATATTGTTAATtagtttaggctactgtatgtgtctgtgagtggtaGCGATCAAAGTGAAAACATGAGCAGTCTCTTTCATGCATAATTTAAATCATTCAACACTTGTGTTGTCAAACGTCAGGGACAACTGCACTTGATTTCTTTTGTGAGTGCTGTATGTGGGGTAGTGAAACTCATTAGGCTATacctttctcactttctctctggcAGCTGCACTCCCATTCGCTGTGttaacaccacaacacaatccaTTCAAACGAGGATTCTTCTGCAGTGATGAGTCGATTAGATATCCCTTCAGAAGTGACACAATATCGTATCAGTTGCTGGCTGGAATAATGGTGCCTCTGACCATTATTGTCGTACGTATGTCTATTTGATGCATGTCTGATTTGCGAGGAATGCTGTAACGAAGAGGTGTCAtttaggtttaggtttaggtttatgtcatttaggttttttttttttatttgtttttgttttttgggggggaggggggtacagAGATTAATAGGGAAGTTTGCAGTTTGCAGATGTTGTGTtttgctgtgctgtcctgtgttaTTCACACATCTCAACTCTTTTTTTGACAGATTGTCTCTGGTGAATGCTTGTCCATATACTTGAGGCCCATCAAGTCCAAGCAGTCATTTGGCAACAGTTATGGGCCGTGTGTATATAAGGCAGTGGCCACTTTCTTATTTGGAGCTGCTATTAGCCAGTCTCTGACTGACATTGCCAAATACACTGTTGGGAGACTCAGACCCCATTTCCTTGCCGTTTGTAAGCCTTTGTGGAATACTGTAGACTGTAAGTCAGGAGGCTACATCGAAAGCTTCACCTGCACTGGAGACAAGAATTTGGTGAATGAGAGTAGGTGAGTTGAAAATGGTTCATTGCCCTAACAATCAAGGGCTTGACAACCTTTACATTTCTTGATTCAATGCACACAGTCCACTTCTCATTCACACAGAACAGATTTTTACAGAATGCCAAccacacagaaaaagagtttTGAGAGACCTTTTAATATAAGTGCAGAAACACAATAGCCAAGAAGCATTGATTTAGAACAATATACTCCAATATAGCAAAACTCTGCAGAGATGGCATCAGGAGAACACTGAAGTATATGACCATTTTGATTATGATTGTTCTGTACAGGAATGATCAGTGTGTATCTGGTAAACAAACCAGGTGAACCACCCTCACAATTCAcctgaaagaaacagaaagtctGCATGCCCAGTACACTCACTGCAATGGTGAGATTCTGGAAGAAATATCTTGCCAAGCAGATAGACAGTCTTAAGTTGTCATTCTGTcattcagtgtgtagtgcaTACCCTTGACATAATTGATGGGTCATTTTGAAATAGTTAAGGCAGACATTAAATCTATGAATTTAAAGGAAGAAGAGGAACAAGAAGTACTGTACACCAACAATAGTGTGACGGGTAGACTACCTTCCTGAAAATGTTAAATGGCTACGGTCCTACTGAATGAAATGTACGAAAAGGTATACGGAAGATAAACAACATTATAAAGTATGGCTATAACATGGAATCCAATGATGCCAGTATTGTCAGAATTGAAGCCCTGTTCATTCAAAATGTGATGTGACTTTAACACCTTTTCTCTCTTATATAGGCTTTCATTTTATTCAGGCCACTCTTCCTTCTCAATGTACTGCATGGTATTTTTAGCTGTAAGTATTAATCATCTCTGAAACTGAAACATCATTATTACTCTTGGACAGTTCAGATTCATTCCAGCTTTACCCCTTGTCATGTTTGTCTGGTTAGATGCAATCTGCATTTAGTTGTCTCTGTGTTAATTCTGAtcgaatctaatctaatgtagTTTAATGTTAAGTAATGATtgaaaacatacacagacatatttATATTTCTTCTCTCCTTATTTTCCAAGCTGTACCTACAGGCAAGACTCCAGACAGAATGGTCCAGGCTTCTCCTGCCCACCGTTCAGTTTTTCCTGGTTGCCTCTTCCCTGTATGTGGGCTTGTCTCGTGTCTCAGACTACAAGCATCACTGGAGTGATGTGCTCACTGGACTCCTTCAGGGTGCTGTGGTGGCACTGCTGATTGTGAGTACAGTGAACTGTGGAAGAAGAACATCTTCTCCCATAGTTCTCCCATGACCGCATTTAAGGACTTGCTAACTTTGCAGTCAGCAAGACATATTTTGCACTTTACACTCAGGTGTGGTTCATTTAGCAAAGAACTGCATCTGTGGTATTTTTAtgcaaacaaagaaaacatcaTTGTTTCACAAGGTCATGCGATGCAGACCTCTTTATCTGTTAGAGACAATCACCCAACTCTCGAACAATGGGCATCTTGTGGCGCTGCATGCTCTGTCCTTGTGGTACATTGTGCTCCACTATGCATGGCAGCTAGTCACAGTTGCCAGCACAAAACATTACAATTACAAGGGCTGAATTGTAGGAATTGAGTAATTTGTATTAAACTCATACAGCCTGTTAAGGTACACATCTTAAGAATGGAAAAGAGCATTTCTTTTCCCCACAATTTCATTGATTTTGTAATTTTGTCTgtacagtgcacacatacagtacagcatacTCTATGTACCTTGATGgtttccatctatctatctatgaccTCTATTGTGACCCGCTTTTCCTTACCTATAGGTGGTTTTTGTGTCCGATTTCTTCAAAAAGCCAGCAGCGTTGGAGCATGAAGAAGAGATCTCTCATACCAGTTTACAGGATACTGCATCTAATGGGAACCACTATGGCAGCACAGATTAACAATGACTGGGGGAGCCCTCACAAACTGCCAAATCATATACACTGAGGTCCTAATAACtcatgtgtgtctctatgtgttgtGAAATACTGTATCTCTTTGACCAGACTATTGCTGCtttgagtgtacgtgtgtgtgtgtgtgtgtgtgtgtgtgtgtgtgtgtgtgtgtgtgtgtgtgtgtgtgtgtgtgtgtgtgaagagaaagagattagGAAATATTTTTAATTTACATTCTGTTATCATTGTTTTAATGTCTCATTGAACTGAACCAGTAAATGTGTTTAAGGCTCATATGAGGACATGAGTTAAAGTAGCTTTATAAAAACAAGTGTTGACTATAAATAGAATAATGTTCACAAAGCGTGTGCATTATTGGTTTTGCTAATTTTCTGATGCAGTGCAATTGAAAACATCCATGCCAATAAACACCATacacatatttgttttgaaaataaTCAGTGTTATCCATTTTGTCCCAGGTAGTTTTGTTGCTGATCAATAAAAATGTTACcttctttttatatatatcttCGGGGTGTTCTACTCTTGTGGGATGTATTCTTGatataaaatgtgtttttatttaatttgtttGATCAAAAGCCCAGGCCTTCCATAGTTAATCTGTTGTCAGTCTCTTTTATGAACAGCAGGAATGTTATGGAGGAGGACATCTTGAAAGTTAGTGTGGTGGTGGATGAGAAATTACAGTGATTAGCCATGCATAGTCACAGTAGAAACTCTGCACTGCATTTGACAAATTCATCTCAGTTCTTGTAAACCATAGTGTGTTGTATTTCTACCTGAAGTTGACCACTTTACCAACAAATATTGTAAGTTTTACATTGCCGTTGTTTTATATATAAAGTGCCATCATGCCATTTATATGCCATAAACTGTTCTGGCACAGAAATTGAGTTTGGAAAAACAATTGCATATCTGACACAACCAATTTAGTAGGGATTCTGcagtttccttttttctttttttaatctcgGTTGTTTGTCTTGCTACCCTACGTCTGTTTTATGGCTCATCCTTTGACATGTGGACAGATTATGATAACATGCTTTAGTCATGACATTTTTGTAAAAAGAACAATAGACATGTCTGGTGTCTTAAAAATGACACCATACAGCTTACTTTGAGTATTTCAAGGGATTTTGTCGGAGGCATCTGTTGCCCTCTCCCAAAGTATTGCTACTGCCAGGTGTCACTGTGGTGGATTCacaaaggagagggggagggctgACCTAAGCAGGCTTGAAAGGTCAGTGGGGGATGGGGAAATGTGGTCCATGATGATGTCTGTTGCTGCTAGACAGTTTACACTTCCTGTCTGCTCATGAGGCAACACCTGTAACTTCAAGTATTTAGAGACCACAATGTTTTTGTTACACTGTCAAAATGCTTCCAAAGTTGACCGTAATACACATAAAAATGTAACATAATGAATTTGTGACTTGAACCATTTTTATAGTGAAAGCTACCAGGAGCCATTTTGGCTATGTATTGGGAGACTGGTGTCCCTAGTGGTAGGTTTGAGTAAGCTATTCTCCTTCGAATCTTTGTGCTCCCGTAGCCATTCCCTGTTGGTAACGTTAGTGGTTTGGTAGCGTGTTCCCTTTGTCTGCGACCAGGCAACTGCATGATCAGCCTGAATGTAGGGACTAGAACGGGTCGTCTTCTTGAGCCATCTGTTTACAGGCTGTTGCATCAAGAGAAGAAATCAAGGATGGTTTTAGTGCATGTTGGATATCTGGTTCTTCCCGTTTTTGGCTCAGTAAGAAATAGAGGTATTTATATCTAACGTTACTTATCCTTGACAATCACACCAGCCTGAATGCCTCTCACCAAGCGTGTATTACGAGAAATCGTCGGAAATGTATTTTTGTGGATATTGAGTGGTTGTTGGCTAGCTAAGAAGCTGGTTTGGTTACTGAAAACTGGCGTGTTTTCGCAATTGAAATTGCGGTTGTCTCTGGCTAGTTCGCCACTAGCGAGTGTCCAACGTTAGCGTCCATATTTTCTGCTTGATTATCCTAATGTTAGCAGCTAGCTGTCTGTCAGTCGTGGAGTAGGCCTGCGCTCCCGGAGCTCATTAGCCCCTGCCTTAATCCCGTGTAAGGAAATAACAGGCAAAGCCTTTGATTTGCAGTTTGTCTCAAAACATGTCAAATCATTTGTTTAATCAAacacagctaactagctagccaATATTTGTACACAGCTGGCATCACGGCTCAGCCAAGAATCCAGCATTTGTCAGATTGAGCTAACGTTAAATACTAGCTATCTTGGCTGACAATGGTATTTTGAAAATCAATTCgacaaaatgtttattgcaAATAAGTACTGCTGTGGATATTGGTCATGTTTCAATTTTGGTTGTCGGTGCTCGCTTGCACCTTGGACAAATTTCGCCAAATGCGAGGATTTTGTCAGCTGCTGATGTCATTTGAGGATTATGCGGTAACGTTTGCTTGGCaaagagctagctagctatctaacgttagcttactTAATGCCGATGAGCTAGTCGGTTGTTGTTGCTAGCTTGGCGCAACATTTTTGGGGTTTGCCTTAAATGTTGCATCCAGCTTATTACGCCCTAAAAGGTGACCCACTGTCGTGTTTGGTGCCATCTTCTCAGTCATTAGTTGCCTGATGCAATACCACAAATCGGGTAACCGCTAGCTAAATGTGTTTGCTAGCTAGTGATAGGTGGCTAGTGTAAGTGAGTTGTGCGTTATTTGAGATGGGGTTAGGAAACCTGCTAGCGTCTCTGGTTACAGGCAGCTGGTTAGTCAGATGATTGTAACCAGCTGTCCAGCTAGCTTGTTTTAGGCTGTAGCGTGGCTTTAGCAATTTCCATTCAATGGCATCAGTGATTTTTCATTGTGCTTTTATTTCTGTTCTTATTTCCTGTTCCATAGTATCGAGGCTGGCTCTACATTCTGCATTATCAGATCTTTGTCGTCCCCCCTCCATTGTGTAGCTAATGAccatctgctgctgtgtggtgtggcCTCTGCCTGTACTCTGCATTTAGCTGTATTGTGAACCCCTTCTTCATTTCCTCTTTCCATCCGAAGACGACATTGGTATTTTAAACACCCAAGAATGTTACtcccttgtgtgaagcagactaAAATTAGCTAACACCTTTAGAAACGAATTGTCTCTCTACATGTCAAGTTGCAATAGTTAACCCATTGTAGAATTAGTTAATATAATAAATCTCATGTACCTCCCATCTAGTCTTGGTAGACAACATGTGTAAATTCCTGTAAAGTGGATACATTTTGCGTTCATTTGGCTCATTACCCTTTGCCTTTCATGCTCTTAGTCATTATTGAGAATGACGTTAGGCCTCGTCTATTTCAAATTTGTACATTTAAGGCTTATCGGACAAATGAAGGTGCACAGCCAAAGCTGTGTGTCCTTATTAACCTTCTCCTCTGATATAGGGAAATGCTATTGTAATTATGATAGACATTTTGCCCTTTCAAGAGACATGTCTTGTCCTTACTGggaaaacaatacatttgcaAATTTCAGAATATTTTCCTGGACATGTCAAAAATGACTGAAAATATTAGATTTCATGAAAGGCATACTACTGAGGCCtgtagaaacaaaacaaaacaaaacaaaacaaaaacaaaatgctaTCCATTTCACAGGGATGTTTATTTTCCTGCACTGCAACAGAAATCCTCTATTAGATTCAAATTGTCTATTGTTTGGTTGTGGTCTCTCTACCTTTTGTTCTGGTAATAGACTTCAATGCATGGTCACGTTATATTCATATTTTGTTTTACATTGAATAGTATATTCCAATGTAATCTTTCTGTAGCAAAGATGTACCCTGCTGTACTGTAACGTGCTGTAGCCAACACATTTGCTCATTGGATGCAGCTTTTGTTCTGTTAACCCTATACAGAGCATGATGGGCCTTGCCTCCAGTCAGTGTTGTTTTTTGGTTTATTATTTTGTTGCATGGTATTTATATTTATGACACAGTTCCACATACTAATATTTTTCAATAAAGAATATAGTATTTTTCCTAACCTTCAGTGTGCTTCTTGCTGATTTCCATTTATTGtcttccctccccccacctcctcccttcCCTGCCGTGACAAAGATAGACAGTTCCTTGCTTTTCCCCCTCCACCATGAGACCTGATTGAGTTTATCTGCGGTCATTTATGTTGGTTTGTCTGGAGGCACTTGAAGGTGCGGAGCTTG contains:
- the LOC134089672 gene encoding phospholipid phosphatase 1, encoding MFEAGGISVVLLDLTCIVLAALPFAVLTPQHNPFKRGFFCSDESIRYPFRSDTISYQLLAGIMVPLTIIVIVSGECLSIYLRPIKSKQSFGNSYGPCVYKAVATFLFGAAISQSLTDIAKYTVGRLRPHFLAVCKPLWNTVDCKSGGYIESFTCTGDKNLVNESRLSFYSGHSSFSMYCMVFLALYLQARLQTEWSRLLLPTVQFFLVASSLYVGLSRVSDYKHHWSDVLTGLLQGAVVALLIVVFVSDFFKKPAALEHEEEISHTSLQDTASNGNHYGSTD